Proteins from a single region of Dasypus novemcinctus isolate mDasNov1 chromosome 16, mDasNov1.1.hap2, whole genome shotgun sequence:
- the LOC101429205 gene encoding zinc finger protein 596-like isoform X4, with amino-acid sequence MEAQKLVTFKDVTIDFTEEEWALLDTSQRKLFRDVMVENINHLVSVGYQVCKSDVLSPLDQGEEVWRESIGLPQNQSPGRKSAFKNQEMIEMIFTQNFCRKDTSNTVHLRFDIQKNSFKCHNLQDDSTQRSIVAQHALISMKKKADFTIPPGKFLNDHSSVNQHTRGKTKCCGLQHIEEKLHACHLCEKAFSQYSDLQRHESTHTGEKPHECHLCGKAFSQSSYLRVHEKAHTGEKPYECHLCGKAFRQTSQLRIHERSHTGEKPYECHLCGKAFSQIAHLQRHERGHTGEKPHECHLCGKAFSRHSHLQRHKATHTGEKPHICHLCGKAYSRISYLQEHEATHTGEKPYECRMCGKTFSQSSHLRTHKRTHTGEKPYECRFCGKALSHRSYLQRHERVHTGEKPHECNLCGKSFSQSSCLLRHERIHTGEKSHKCHLCSKAFFEHYQLRQHEITHTEEKPYRCNFCGKAFKHSSNHRYHERTHTKEKPHECHLCGKAFRESSSLRKHERTHWRKTP; translated from the exons ATGGAAGCACAG AAGTTAGTGACCTTCAAAGATGTGACTATAGACTTCACTGAGGAAGAGTGGGCCCTTCTAGACACATCCCAGAGAAAGCTTTTCAGAGATGTGATGGTGGAGAATATCAACCATCTTGTCTCAGTGG GATATCAGGTCTGCAAATCAGATGTGCTTTCCCCATTGGATCAAGGAGAAGAAGTGTGGAGAGAAAGTATAGGACTTCCCCAGAACCAGAGTCCAG GCAGGAAAAGTGcctttaaaaatcaagaaatgatagaaatgatattcaCCCAAAATTTCTGCAGGAAAGACACTTCTAACACCGTTCATTTG AGATTCGACATTCAaaagaattcctttaaatgtcATAATTTGCAAGATGACTCCACTCAGAGATCCATAGTGGCTCAACATGCATTAATTTCCATGAAAAAGAAGGCAGATTTCACCATACCACCTGGAAAATTCCTCAATGACCATTCATCTGTTAATCAACACACTCGAGGTAAAACAAAATGCTGTGGCCTTCAGCACATTGAAGAGAAACTCCATGCATGTCATCTATGTGAAAAAGCTTTCAGTCAATATTCCGATCTTCAGCGACATGAGtcaactcacactggagagaaaccccatgaatgtcatctatgtggaaaAGCCTTTAGTCAAAGTTCTTATCTGCGAGTACATGAGAAagctcacactggagagaaaccctatgaatgtcatctgtgtggCAAAGCTTTCCGTCAAACTTCTCAACTTCGAATACATGAAAgatctcacactggagagaaaccctatgaatgccatctttgtggaaaagccttcagtcAAATTGCTCATCTTCAAAGGCATGAGAGGggtcacactggagagaaaccccatgaatgtcatctatgtggaaaagctttcagtcggCATTCCCATCTCCAACGACATAAGGCAACTCATACTGGGGAGAAACCTCACatatgtcatctatgtgggaaagcctacAGTCGAATTTCTTACCTTCAAGAACATGAGGcaactcacactggagaaaaaccatatgaatgCCGTATGTGTGGCAAAACTTTCAGTCAAAGTTCTCATCTTCGAACACataaaagaactcacactggtgagaaaccctatgaatgccgtttttgtgggaaagccttaAGTCATAGGTCTTATCTTCAAAGACATGAGAgagttcacactggagagaaaccccatgaatgtaaTCTATGTGGAAAAAGCTTCAGTCAAAGTTCTTGTCTTCTAAgacatgagagaattcacactggagaaaaatcccataaatgtcatctatgcagtaaagctTTCTTTGAACATTACCAACTTCGACAACATGAGATAACTCACACGGAAGAGAAACCCTATAGATGTAAtttctgtgggaaagccttcaaaCACAGTTCTAATCATCGatatcatgagagaactcacacgaAAGAGAAGCCCCATGAATGTcacctatgtgggaaagccttcagggaAAGTTCTAGTCTTCgaaaacatgagagaactcactggagaaaaaccccatga
- the LOC101429205 gene encoding zinc finger protein 596-like isoform X1, producing the protein MEAQVQDPLYIFLVCLLLCENLFYQPTKEKLVTFKDVTIDFTEEEWALLDTSQRKLFRDVMVENINHLVSVGYQVCKSDVLSPLDQGEEVWRESIGLPQNQSPGRKSAFKNQEMIEMIFTQNFCRKDTSNTVHLQRFDIQKNSFKCHNLQDDSTQRSIVAQHALISMKKKADFTIPPGKFLNDHSSVNQHTRGKTKCCGLQHIEEKLHACHLCEKAFSQYSDLQRHESTHTGEKPHECHLCGKAFSQSSYLRVHEKAHTGEKPYECHLCGKAFRQTSQLRIHERSHTGEKPYECHLCGKAFSQIAHLQRHERGHTGEKPHECHLCGKAFSRHSHLQRHKATHTGEKPHICHLCGKAYSRISYLQEHEATHTGEKPYECRMCGKTFSQSSHLRTHKRTHTGEKPYECRFCGKALSHRSYLQRHERVHTGEKPHECNLCGKSFSQSSCLLRHERIHTGEKSHKCHLCSKAFFEHYQLRQHEITHTEEKPYRCNFCGKAFKHSSNHRYHERTHTKEKPHECHLCGKAFRESSSLRKHERTHWRKTP; encoded by the exons ATGGAAGCACAG gtGCAGGATCCTCTGTATATCTTCcttgtgtgtctacttctgtgtgagaatctgttttatcagccaACGAAGGAG AAGTTAGTGACCTTCAAAGATGTGACTATAGACTTCACTGAGGAAGAGTGGGCCCTTCTAGACACATCCCAGAGAAAGCTTTTCAGAGATGTGATGGTGGAGAATATCAACCATCTTGTCTCAGTGG GATATCAGGTCTGCAAATCAGATGTGCTTTCCCCATTGGATCAAGGAGAAGAAGTGTGGAGAGAAAGTATAGGACTTCCCCAGAACCAGAGTCCAG GCAGGAAAAGTGcctttaaaaatcaagaaatgatagaaatgatattcaCCCAAAATTTCTGCAGGAAAGACACTTCTAACACCGTTCATTTG CAGAGATTCGACATTCAaaagaattcctttaaatgtcATAATTTGCAAGATGACTCCACTCAGAGATCCATAGTGGCTCAACATGCATTAATTTCCATGAAAAAGAAGGCAGATTTCACCATACCACCTGGAAAATTCCTCAATGACCATTCATCTGTTAATCAACACACTCGAGGTAAAACAAAATGCTGTGGCCTTCAGCACATTGAAGAGAAACTCCATGCATGTCATCTATGTGAAAAAGCTTTCAGTCAATATTCCGATCTTCAGCGACATGAGtcaactcacactggagagaaaccccatgaatgtcatctatgtggaaaAGCCTTTAGTCAAAGTTCTTATCTGCGAGTACATGAGAAagctcacactggagagaaaccctatgaatgtcatctgtgtggCAAAGCTTTCCGTCAAACTTCTCAACTTCGAATACATGAAAgatctcacactggagagaaaccctatgaatgccatctttgtggaaaagccttcagtcAAATTGCTCATCTTCAAAGGCATGAGAGGggtcacactggagagaaaccccatgaatgtcatctatgtggaaaagctttcagtcggCATTCCCATCTCCAACGACATAAGGCAACTCATACTGGGGAGAAACCTCACatatgtcatctatgtgggaaagcctacAGTCGAATTTCTTACCTTCAAGAACATGAGGcaactcacactggagaaaaaccatatgaatgCCGTATGTGTGGCAAAACTTTCAGTCAAAGTTCTCATCTTCGAACACataaaagaactcacactggtgagaaaccctatgaatgccgtttttgtgggaaagccttaAGTCATAGGTCTTATCTTCAAAGACATGAGAgagttcacactggagagaaaccccatgaatgtaaTCTATGTGGAAAAAGCTTCAGTCAAAGTTCTTGTCTTCTAAgacatgagagaattcacactggagaaaaatcccataaatgtcatctatgcagtaaagctTTCTTTGAACATTACCAACTTCGACAACATGAGATAACTCACACGGAAGAGAAACCCTATAGATGTAAtttctgtgggaaagccttcaaaCACAGTTCTAATCATCGatatcatgagagaactcacacgaAAGAGAAGCCCCATGAATGTcacctatgtgggaaagccttcagggaAAGTTCTAGTCTTCgaaaacatgagagaactcactggagaaaaaccccatga
- the LOC101429205 gene encoding zinc finger protein 596-like isoform X3, translated as MEAQKLVTFKDVTIDFTEEEWALLDTSQRKLFRDVMVENINHLVSVGYQVCKSDVLSPLDQGEEVWRESIGLPQNQSPGRKSAFKNQEMIEMIFTQNFCRKDTSNTVHLQRFDIQKNSFKCHNLQDDSTQRSIVAQHALISMKKKADFTIPPGKFLNDHSSVNQHTRGKTKCCGLQHIEEKLHACHLCEKAFSQYSDLQRHESTHTGEKPHECHLCGKAFSQSSYLRVHEKAHTGEKPYECHLCGKAFRQTSQLRIHERSHTGEKPYECHLCGKAFSQIAHLQRHERGHTGEKPHECHLCGKAFSRHSHLQRHKATHTGEKPHICHLCGKAYSRISYLQEHEATHTGEKPYECRMCGKTFSQSSHLRTHKRTHTGEKPYECRFCGKALSHRSYLQRHERVHTGEKPHECNLCGKSFSQSSCLLRHERIHTGEKSHKCHLCSKAFFEHYQLRQHEITHTEEKPYRCNFCGKAFKHSSNHRYHERTHTKEKPHECHLCGKAFRESSSLRKHERTHWRKTP; from the exons ATGGAAGCACAG AAGTTAGTGACCTTCAAAGATGTGACTATAGACTTCACTGAGGAAGAGTGGGCCCTTCTAGACACATCCCAGAGAAAGCTTTTCAGAGATGTGATGGTGGAGAATATCAACCATCTTGTCTCAGTGG GATATCAGGTCTGCAAATCAGATGTGCTTTCCCCATTGGATCAAGGAGAAGAAGTGTGGAGAGAAAGTATAGGACTTCCCCAGAACCAGAGTCCAG GCAGGAAAAGTGcctttaaaaatcaagaaatgatagaaatgatattcaCCCAAAATTTCTGCAGGAAAGACACTTCTAACACCGTTCATTTG CAGAGATTCGACATTCAaaagaattcctttaaatgtcATAATTTGCAAGATGACTCCACTCAGAGATCCATAGTGGCTCAACATGCATTAATTTCCATGAAAAAGAAGGCAGATTTCACCATACCACCTGGAAAATTCCTCAATGACCATTCATCTGTTAATCAACACACTCGAGGTAAAACAAAATGCTGTGGCCTTCAGCACATTGAAGAGAAACTCCATGCATGTCATCTATGTGAAAAAGCTTTCAGTCAATATTCCGATCTTCAGCGACATGAGtcaactcacactggagagaaaccccatgaatgtcatctatgtggaaaAGCCTTTAGTCAAAGTTCTTATCTGCGAGTACATGAGAAagctcacactggagagaaaccctatgaatgtcatctgtgtggCAAAGCTTTCCGTCAAACTTCTCAACTTCGAATACATGAAAgatctcacactggagagaaaccctatgaatgccatctttgtggaaaagccttcagtcAAATTGCTCATCTTCAAAGGCATGAGAGGggtcacactggagagaaaccccatgaatgtcatctatgtggaaaagctttcagtcggCATTCCCATCTCCAACGACATAAGGCAACTCATACTGGGGAGAAACCTCACatatgtcatctatgtgggaaagcctacAGTCGAATTTCTTACCTTCAAGAACATGAGGcaactcacactggagaaaaaccatatgaatgCCGTATGTGTGGCAAAACTTTCAGTCAAAGTTCTCATCTTCGAACACataaaagaactcacactggtgagaaaccctatgaatgccgtttttgtgggaaagccttaAGTCATAGGTCTTATCTTCAAAGACATGAGAgagttcacactggagagaaaccccatgaatgtaaTCTATGTGGAAAAAGCTTCAGTCAAAGTTCTTGTCTTCTAAgacatgagagaattcacactggagaaaaatcccataaatgtcatctatgcagtaaagctTTCTTTGAACATTACCAACTTCGACAACATGAGATAACTCACACGGAAGAGAAACCCTATAGATGTAAtttctgtgggaaagccttcaaaCACAGTTCTAATCATCGatatcatgagagaactcacacgaAAGAGAAGCCCCATGAATGTcacctatgtgggaaagccttcagggaAAGTTCTAGTCTTCgaaaacatgagagaactcactggagaaaaaccccatga
- the LOC101429205 gene encoding zinc finger protein 596-like isoform X2, translating into MEAQVQDPLYIFLVCLLLCENLFYQPTKEKLVTFKDVTIDFTEEEWALLDTSQRKLFRDVMVENINHLVSVGYQVCKSDVLSPLDQGEEVWRESIGLPQNQSPGRKSAFKNQEMIEMIFTQNFCRKDTSNTVHLRFDIQKNSFKCHNLQDDSTQRSIVAQHALISMKKKADFTIPPGKFLNDHSSVNQHTRGKTKCCGLQHIEEKLHACHLCEKAFSQYSDLQRHESTHTGEKPHECHLCGKAFSQSSYLRVHEKAHTGEKPYECHLCGKAFRQTSQLRIHERSHTGEKPYECHLCGKAFSQIAHLQRHERGHTGEKPHECHLCGKAFSRHSHLQRHKATHTGEKPHICHLCGKAYSRISYLQEHEATHTGEKPYECRMCGKTFSQSSHLRTHKRTHTGEKPYECRFCGKALSHRSYLQRHERVHTGEKPHECNLCGKSFSQSSCLLRHERIHTGEKSHKCHLCSKAFFEHYQLRQHEITHTEEKPYRCNFCGKAFKHSSNHRYHERTHTKEKPHECHLCGKAFRESSSLRKHERTHWRKTP; encoded by the exons ATGGAAGCACAG gtGCAGGATCCTCTGTATATCTTCcttgtgtgtctacttctgtgtgagaatctgttttatcagccaACGAAGGAG AAGTTAGTGACCTTCAAAGATGTGACTATAGACTTCACTGAGGAAGAGTGGGCCCTTCTAGACACATCCCAGAGAAAGCTTTTCAGAGATGTGATGGTGGAGAATATCAACCATCTTGTCTCAGTGG GATATCAGGTCTGCAAATCAGATGTGCTTTCCCCATTGGATCAAGGAGAAGAAGTGTGGAGAGAAAGTATAGGACTTCCCCAGAACCAGAGTCCAG GCAGGAAAAGTGcctttaaaaatcaagaaatgatagaaatgatattcaCCCAAAATTTCTGCAGGAAAGACACTTCTAACACCGTTCATTTG AGATTCGACATTCAaaagaattcctttaaatgtcATAATTTGCAAGATGACTCCACTCAGAGATCCATAGTGGCTCAACATGCATTAATTTCCATGAAAAAGAAGGCAGATTTCACCATACCACCTGGAAAATTCCTCAATGACCATTCATCTGTTAATCAACACACTCGAGGTAAAACAAAATGCTGTGGCCTTCAGCACATTGAAGAGAAACTCCATGCATGTCATCTATGTGAAAAAGCTTTCAGTCAATATTCCGATCTTCAGCGACATGAGtcaactcacactggagagaaaccccatgaatgtcatctatgtggaaaAGCCTTTAGTCAAAGTTCTTATCTGCGAGTACATGAGAAagctcacactggagagaaaccctatgaatgtcatctgtgtggCAAAGCTTTCCGTCAAACTTCTCAACTTCGAATACATGAAAgatctcacactggagagaaaccctatgaatgccatctttgtggaaaagccttcagtcAAATTGCTCATCTTCAAAGGCATGAGAGGggtcacactggagagaaaccccatgaatgtcatctatgtggaaaagctttcagtcggCATTCCCATCTCCAACGACATAAGGCAACTCATACTGGGGAGAAACCTCACatatgtcatctatgtgggaaagcctacAGTCGAATTTCTTACCTTCAAGAACATGAGGcaactcacactggagaaaaaccatatgaatgCCGTATGTGTGGCAAAACTTTCAGTCAAAGTTCTCATCTTCGAACACataaaagaactcacactggtgagaaaccctatgaatgccgtttttgtgggaaagccttaAGTCATAGGTCTTATCTTCAAAGACATGAGAgagttcacactggagagaaaccccatgaatgtaaTCTATGTGGAAAAAGCTTCAGTCAAAGTTCTTGTCTTCTAAgacatgagagaattcacactggagaaaaatcccataaatgtcatctatgcagtaaagctTTCTTTGAACATTACCAACTTCGACAACATGAGATAACTCACACGGAAGAGAAACCCTATAGATGTAAtttctgtgggaaagccttcaaaCACAGTTCTAATCATCGatatcatgagagaactcacacgaAAGAGAAGCCCCATGAATGTcacctatgtgggaaagccttcagggaAAGTTCTAGTCTTCgaaaacatgagagaactcactggagaaaaaccccatga